The window tattttgattattttatgCTGTCGCAAcagttttacataaaagttaaaCAACTTTTTAGTTGCCTTTTATCGTATCATATATTACCAATAAAGTTCAAGAAATTTTAttcctttaaattttatatGTTCTAGGATTTGACATTTGTCGATCATTTCATATTATTTGTAACTGTAtgttgttttcaatttctttcCGTTTTAAACTTCACAAATCTAGAGTGTGATCAGTAAGAATCACAAAAGCATAAAGTCTAGGAGTAGAATGAACCAAATGTCAAGTAATCCCCTCCCTTTCCTATTGTTGTTGTAGTATGAAATGATTAATATCCTTGCATTGCAAAGTAAGCCATTCCTTTATTCCAAATTTCCAACCCAAATCACAAGTACTCCTCTCTATATATCCACCtcaatcctcacccctaacggCAAAACCTCACCTACAAATCCAGCTTACAAACCCAGCAACAATGACAAACGAGTCAGTTAAACCCAGCAGCCACTCCTCAACCGATCACGGAGGCAGCAGGAACGACAAGCAACTGGACAAAGAAATCGGAGACATGGTCTCCGCCATCACCAACCGAGTCACGGACATCCACAAGTCTGGCTCCATCCACCACGAGGACGAGGACGAAGATGGCGTCAGGATCATCACCCTTGCAGGATCCAACACCGGAGCTACATTGAGGGGTGAGCTAGATCATGAGAACGTTAACAAACTTGCAGGGCTTCATGGTGGCGGTCCGGCTTTGGAAGAGGCTGATGGGCTGAGCACTTATGTGAACAGCAACTTCCAGGCCGTGAACAACTCCCTCATGATGGGCGGCAACTACACCACGAATGACCCCGGCGTTCGCATGGACATCACAGATGTTGTGGAGCCGCACGGCGGGCATTGTGGGAAGCCGGAGAAGCGGGggtggaaggagaagaagaaggagaaggagaaggagaaggagaaggagagggagagctTCCATAGCGACCAGCATCATGATACGGACTGATGAGCTTAttatgtttctttgtttttttatagagtggcttaattaattactaatcaATAAGAAGCCTTTGTATGGCTTTCTGGTTTGTTAAGTAATGATCAATTACTTTCACTTCCGAATTTATGTCTGTATTCTCTGGACTTTATCTTTGGACTAAAGAATCCAAAAATCATGAtgagttttaattttctttgtggTATTTATTTGTGTAGTTGGCACAACGCTCGTTTCTTATCATTATGCAGTTGTTGAGAAATATTTTTGGTAAAACTGTCACATCTCTACGTAgtgttataaaatattatatatcATCTACTCATATTAAAGCACGTAATGAGAGAGTGGCCGTCCATCATTCCTAAATTTTGTTCATAATTGTCACCTCAAAAGCCTATTTTGGAAGTGAATAATATTTGTTTTCTTACAAATAAGATATCATTTTTCCATGCATGATCACATGTCATCATTTCACTGTGCAAAAATAGTAACAAAACCGTTAAATATCTTTATAATCATCATCTTAAAATCATTTCtagaaaaaattatttgattttgataCTATTTTAGTAACATATCATCATAATTAACTATCAACTTACTTGTTTCATATGGAGGACTTCAGACATGGCCTTTAGATGATAAAGAAATAAGTAATGCTATACTTACCACATTATTATACCATTTTTCTAATAGAAGTAACCAATACATGTGGGTCTTATCTCTAGAGAGATGGTACAAATATATAGTAAAAGTAGCATTTTTGTAAAGAAATGAAAAAGTTatgatgtttgcaagatgatAGAAATGACTCCATACATGCAAGAAGCTAAATAATGTTCTTTCGTGGTGCCTCAAATGACCATGCATGATACTCTTTGTTATCATCAAGCAATTTCAAATGCTAGAAGCTAGATTCCTGCAAAGCAGACTTTTAAATGGTGTGTTAAAAGTTTCACGCCGTAATAGGCTAAATTTGTTAGGAGTGTACCACGAAAATTACAAATATAGTGTTTTAGTAGGGAATTTTTAACAATCTAGTTTAAAATTTCTCGATGCCTTAAAGTCTCTCATCCGaacttaaattaaaataatttgtgATATAGCTAAGTTCAAAGATACATAGATTTTGAAAGTTTACTGTAAAACAAACACAATGTTACATATTTGATTTGAGATTGAGTTCTTAGAATATATATATCGAATATTTTAAGGTAGTATC is drawn from Malus domestica chromosome 14, GDT2T_hap1 and contains these coding sequences:
- the LOC103431093 gene encoding uncharacterized protein, giving the protein MTNESVKPSSHSSTDHGGSRNDKQLDKEIGDMVSAITNRVTDIHKSGSIHHEDEDEDGVRIITLAGSNTGATLRGELDHENVNKLAGLHGGGPALEEADGLSTYVNSNFQAVNNSLMMGGNYTTNDPGVRMDITDVVEPHGGHCGKPEKRGWKEKKKEKEKEKEKERESFHSDQHHDTD